The Candidatus Eisenbacteria bacterium genome has a segment encoding these proteins:
- a CDS encoding thiol reductase thioredoxin — protein MKKTLAVQALPTFLVLDPNTGKVLIRWVGGATLPQFQRLLEDGLLAFDGRAGKGSPADQALVRADGLYGQADYAGAAAAYREALAAAPAEWPRYGRSVESLLFSLQTTEKFEDAAKLAREAFPRLRRTVSAANLAATGLDCALSLPPDHPDRRELADTLEAWTREVAADTTLEMAADDRSGVYIGLLTARQEAKDSVGAHAVAEQWADFLESAAVKARTPEERAVFDSHRMSAYGELGRYERAIPMLQASERDLPGDYNPPARLSVVYRNLKSWDEALAASDRALKLAYGPRKLGMLSNRAEIYVGMADTSAAVKTLNDALGEAAALPADQQPARTVAAFKKRIQTLQGGSAAPAK, from the coding sequence ATGAAGAAGACGCTCGCCGTGCAGGCGCTGCCGACCTTCTTGGTGCTGGATCCCAACACCGGCAAGGTGCTGATCCGCTGGGTGGGCGGGGCCACGCTGCCCCAGTTCCAGCGGTTGCTGGAGGACGGCCTGCTGGCCTTCGACGGCCGCGCCGGCAAGGGCAGCCCGGCCGACCAGGCGCTGGTGCGTGCGGACGGTCTCTACGGCCAGGCGGACTACGCCGGCGCCGCGGCGGCCTACAGGGAAGCGCTGGCGGCCGCGCCCGCGGAATGGCCGCGCTACGGCCGCTCCGTGGAGTCGCTGCTGTTCTCGCTGCAGACCACCGAGAAGTTCGAGGACGCCGCGAAGCTGGCGCGCGAGGCCTTCCCGCGGCTGCGGCGCACGGTGTCGGCCGCCAACCTGGCGGCCACCGGGCTGGACTGCGCGCTGAGCCTGCCGCCGGACCATCCGGATCGCCGGGAGCTGGCCGACACGCTGGAGGCGTGGACGCGCGAGGTGGCGGCGGACACCACCCTGGAAATGGCCGCCGACGACCGCTCGGGTGTGTACATCGGCCTGCTGACCGCGCGCCAGGAAGCGAAGGACTCCGTGGGTGCGCACGCGGTGGCGGAGCAGTGGGCGGACTTCCTCGAGAGCGCCGCCGTGAAGGCCCGCACGCCCGAGGAGCGCGCGGTGTTCGACTCGCACCGCATGTCGGCCTATGGCGAGCTGGGCCGCTACGAGCGCGCGATTCCCATGCTGCAGGCCTCGGAGCGCGACCTGCCGGGCGACTACAACCCGCCGGCGCGGCTGTCCGTGGTGTACCGCAACCTCAAGAGCTGGGACGAGGCGCTGGCGGCCTCGGACCGGGCACTGAAGCTGGCGTACGGCCCGCGCAAGCTGGGAATGCTCAGCAATCGGGCCGAGATCTACGTGGGCATGGCCGACACCTCGGCCGCGGTGAAGACCCTCAACGACGCCCTGGGCGAAGCCGCCGCCCTGCCCGCCGACCAGCAGCCGGCGCGCACCGTCGCGGCGTTCAAGAAGCGGATTCAGACCCTCCAGGGAGGATCGGCGGCGCCGGCGAAATAG